CTGTATGAGTTATATTGTAAATTTATCAGctatatatttagatttttccagtttctcagtgcTGTCTAGATGAAAAGTAATAATTGTACATTAAATAGGTTTCCAGTGAGTAAATAAATTTGGACTGTGTCTTTGGCGCCCTCTAGTGGAagttaaaaagaataaacaggaagtgacccTGATATAAGCGCTcgcgctctcactctctctctctctccatatacAGAGCGcataaaacaggaaatatggCTTTGGCAGCGCGCGCCCTGTTTCGGAGTTTCCTCACCAGGAATGTCGGATTAAACCCACGAAATATGAAAGAAGTTGCACTGAGTCGAAACGCGGTGACATCAACGTCGGGAGCCATACTCCCAAAACCAGATAAagtatgtgtgttttctttctaatGTACACCAAAACCGGGATAGGATATAATTAGGCGTAACTATGGGGACGTCGCTACATCAGCGTATAGAGACCTGCGAGCCAATGAAAATGGAGGATTAGTTTGACGGACATGTGatgtgaccaatcagagcttTGCAGAAATTTTTCGTACAGTAGCAACTAGACAAAAAAAACGGACTGTTTGGACTTTTGGGATTTGATAACTAAAgtaatttttatacaaaaaaagctataaaacaTAGGAAAGTTACAACGTAATGTTATTTCCCCcgtattataaaatgtaattttaatatttgtaagTTTAAATGGGTGTAACTATTGTGTTGTAACCACGGTAGCATGCGAGCCAATGAAAATCGAGGAATCGTTTGACGGAGGTTTTCTGGACCAATCAAT
This Pangasianodon hypophthalmus isolate fPanHyp1 chromosome 26, fPanHyp1.pri, whole genome shotgun sequence DNA region includes the following protein-coding sequences:
- the smdt1b gene encoding single-pass membrane protein with aspartate-rich tail 1b, translating into MALAARALFRSFLTRNVGLNPRNMKEVALSRNAVTSTSGAILPKPDKTPFGVVRMTVVVVPFLYIGTLISKQFAALLEEHDIFVPDDDDD